A genomic window from Montipora capricornis isolate CH-2021 chromosome 8, ASM3666992v2, whole genome shotgun sequence includes:
- the LOC138059348 gene encoding intraflagellar transport protein 56-like isoform X1 → MMLSRTKPAVGPGSGNTVSSAKDSKKKRKLPKLEDFLQMRDFTGALTLLEFNRNTGKASEETNLWIAYTAFHLGDYKKSMEEYLALTRSEACHPDVWVNLACCYFFLGMYKEGDEAALKGPKSRLQNRLLFHLSHKFNDEKRLMGYHQALQDIIEDQLSLASIHYLRSHYQEAIDIYKRILLDNRDYLALNVYVALCYYKLDYYDVSQEVLAVYLQHYPDSATAVNLKACNHFRLYNGKAAEAELKTLQETASPSFSFANDLIKHNLVVFRGGEGALQVLPPLVDVIPEARLNLVIYYLRQDDVVEAYNLIKDLEPTTPQEYILKGVVNAALGQEQGSREHLKIAQQYFQLVGGSASECDTIPGRQCMASCFFLLKQFEDVLIYLNSIKSYFYNDDTFNFNYAQAKAAVGNFKEAEEIFLLVQSEKIKNDYTYLSWLARCYIMNHKPRLAWELYLKMETSGESFSLLQLIANDCYKMGQFYYAAKAFDVLERLDPNPEYWEGKRGACVGIFQQIIAGHEPRETLRDVLQILRNTGNPQVEYIIRTMKKWAKENRVPVS, encoded by the exons ATG ATGCTTTCAAGGACCAAGCCGGCTGTTGGGCCTGGCTCAGGAAACACTGTATCATCTGCAAAGGACTccaaaaagaaacgaaaattgCCAAAACTAGAAGATTTCTTGCAGATGAGAGATTTTACTGGGGCTCTCACATTGCTAGAG TTTAACCGTAATACTGGAAAGGCAAGTGAAGAAACTAACCTATGGATTGCATATACAGCTTTCCATTTAGGAGATTACAAGAAAAGCATGGAG gAATACCTGGCACTGACAAGAAGTGAAGCATGCCATCCAGATGTCTGGGTTAATTTAGCTTGTtgctatttttttcttggaatgtACAAAGAAGGTGATGAGGCAGCCTTAAAAG gtCCAAAGAGCAGACTTCAAAACCGATTGTTGTTTCACCTTTCCCACAAG TTTAATGATGAGAAGAGACTTATGGGATACCACCAGGCCTTACAAGATATCATTGAAGACCAG CTTAGCTTGGCCTCAATACATTATTTGAGAAGTCATTACCAAGAAGCTATTGACATCTACAAGAGAATTTTACTAGATAACAG AGATTATCTGGCACTCAATGTGTATGTTGCACTTTGCTATTACAAACTGGATTATTATGATGTCTCCCAG GAAGTTTTGGCAGTTTATTTGCAGCATTACCCTGACAG TGCAACTGCTGTAAACTTGAAAGCCTGCAATCACTTCAGACTATACAATGGAAAAGCTGCTGAG GCTGAGCTGAAAACCCTCCAGGAGACAGCAAGTCCATCATTCAGTTTTGCGAATGATCTCATTAAACATAATTTG GTTGTGTTCCGAGGTGGTGAAGGAGCACTGCAAGTTTTACCACCTTTGGTCGATGTCATTCCAGAAGCTCGTCTCAACTTG gTTATTTATTACCTCAGACAAG ATGATGTTGTAGAGGCATATAATCTCATCAAAGACCTGGAGCCCACAACTCCTCAG GAGTACATTCTAAAGGGCGTGGTCAATGCTGCTTTGGGGCAGGAGCAGGGATCT AGAGAGCACTTGAAGATTGCGCAGCAATATTTTCAGCTGGTTGGGGGATCAGCTAGCGAGTGTG ATACCATCCCTGGAAGGCAGTGTATGGCTTCCtgctttttccttttgaaaCAGTTTGAAGACGTCCTAATTTATCTGAACTCCATTAAG AGTTACTTCTACAACGATGacactttcaatttcaactacGCTCAAGCCAAAGCTGCGGTTGGAAATTTTAAAGAGGCTGAGGAG atATTTTTACTTGTTCAGTCAGAGAAGATTAAGAATGACTATACATATCTGAGCTGGCTAGCACGTTGCT ATATCATGAATCACAAGCCGCGGCTTGCTTGGGAATTGTATCTGAAGATGGAAACTTCTGGTGAATCCTTCAGCCTGCTGCAGCTTATCGCTAATGATTGCTACAAG ATGGGTCAGTTTTATTATGCTGCAAAAGCATTTGATGTCCTAGAGAGACTGGACCCTAACCCTGAGTACTGGGAAGGAAAAAGAGGAGCATGCGTAGGAATCTTTCAGCAAATCATAGCAGGACACGAACCAAG GGAAACACTGAGGGACGTTTTGCAAATTCTGCGAAACACAGGCAACCCACAAGTTGAATACATCATTCGTACGATGAAGAAATGGGCGAAAGAAAACAGGGTTCCTGTTTCATGA
- the LOC138059352 gene encoding actin-related protein 2/3 complex subunit 1A-A-like, whose protein sequence is MAGKEVYELSIRSITCFALNKDYSQLAFSPNDNTVHIHKKAGAKWDKGFVLTEHGQRVTGMAWAPSSNRLVTCGADRNAYVWNLQDGHWKPMLVILRINRAATCVCWSPKEDKFAVGSSARLISVCYFEKENDWWVSKHIKKPIRSTVLCLDWHPNNLLLAAGSSDFKTRVFSAFVKEVDGKSNTDTIWGKKSSFGTCLSEFTNGRGGWVHGVSFSASGNKLAWVGHDSSISVVNAANDNKLVTIKGDFLPFMDCVWVSENSIVTAGYDYVPILFKHDGSDNLSLVQKLDVPKKKEAAGNVSAMAKFRTLDKQAQSADESSSGTGVNTTHQNAINQVQILGSKDAAAKFVTSGADGRLVFWDIKSLESAIAGLKIS, encoded by the exons AGCTTGCCTTTTCCCCAAATGACAACACTGTCCATATTCACAAGAAGGCGGGGGCTAAATGGGACAAAGGATTTGTTTTGACCGAG CATGGACAGCGTGTTACTGGTATGGCATGGGCTCCAAGTAGCAACCGGCTTGTGACTTGTGGAGCT GATAGGAATGCTTATGTTTGGAATTTGCAAGATGGTCACTGGAAGCCAATGCTTGTTATCTTGCGTATCAATCGTGCTGCAACTTGTGTCTGTTGGTCTCCCAAAG AGGACAAGTTTGCTGTGGGAAGCAGTGCTCGCCTGATTTCTGTGTGTTACTTTGAAAAGGAGAATGACTG GTGGGTGAGCAAACATATTAAGAAGCCAATACGCTCAACTGTGTTGTG TCTGGATTGGCATCCCAACAACTTGCTGTTGGCAGCTGGCTCTTCTGATTTCAAGACCAG AGTGTTCTCTGCTTTTGTCAAGGAAGTTGATGGGAAAAGCAATACTGACACTATCTGGGGCAAGAAGTCCAGTTTTGGAACTTGTTTATCAGAGTTTACTAATGGAAGAG GTGGTTGGGTACATGGTGTTAGTTTCTCTGCATCAGGGAATAAGCTTGCGTGGGTTGGTCATGACTCAAGCATCAGTGTAGTGAACGCTGCTAACGACAACAAGCTGGTTACCATCAAGGGAGATTTCTTGCCATTCATGGATTGTGTTTGGGTCAGCGAGAACAGCATTGTCACTGCTG GTTATGATTATGTGCCAATCTTGTTCAAGCATGATGGAAGTGATAATCTCTCTTTGGTGCAGAAGCTTGATGTTCCTAAAAAGAAGGAAGCTGCTGGAAATGTGAGTGCCATGGCAAAGTTTCGCACCCTGGATAAACAGGCCCAAAGTGCTGATGAAAGTTCTTCTGGCACTGGTGTGAACACCACCCATCAAAATGCCATCAA CCAAGTGCAGATCCTAGGAAGTAAGGATGCTGCAGCAAAATTTGTGACATCAGGTGCTGATGGTCGCCTTGTTTTTTGGGATATTAAG TCCTTGGAGTCTGCCATAGCTGGTCTGAAGATTTCATAA
- the LOC138059348 gene encoding intraflagellar transport protein 56-like isoform X2: MLSRTKPAVGPGSGNTVSSAKDSKKKRKLPKLEDFLQMRDFTGALTLLEFNRNTGKASEETNLWIAYTAFHLGDYKKSMEEYLALTRSEACHPDVWVNLACCYFFLGMYKEGDEAALKGPKSRLQNRLLFHLSHKFNDEKRLMGYHQALQDIIEDQLSLASIHYLRSHYQEAIDIYKRILLDNRDYLALNVYVALCYYKLDYYDVSQEVLAVYLQHYPDSATAVNLKACNHFRLYNGKAAEAELKTLQETASPSFSFANDLIKHNLVVFRGGEGALQVLPPLVDVIPEARLNLVIYYLRQDDVVEAYNLIKDLEPTTPQEYILKGVVNAALGQEQGSREHLKIAQQYFQLVGGSASECDTIPGRQCMASCFFLLKQFEDVLIYLNSIKSYFYNDDTFNFNYAQAKAAVGNFKEAEEIFLLVQSEKIKNDYTYLSWLARCYIMNHKPRLAWELYLKMETSGESFSLLQLIANDCYKMGQFYYAAKAFDVLERLDPNPEYWEGKRGACVGIFQQIIAGHEPRETLRDVLQILRNTGNPQVEYIIRTMKKWAKENRVPVS, translated from the exons ATGCTTTCAAGGACCAAGCCGGCTGTTGGGCCTGGCTCAGGAAACACTGTATCATCTGCAAAGGACTccaaaaagaaacgaaaattgCCAAAACTAGAAGATTTCTTGCAGATGAGAGATTTTACTGGGGCTCTCACATTGCTAGAG TTTAACCGTAATACTGGAAAGGCAAGTGAAGAAACTAACCTATGGATTGCATATACAGCTTTCCATTTAGGAGATTACAAGAAAAGCATGGAG gAATACCTGGCACTGACAAGAAGTGAAGCATGCCATCCAGATGTCTGGGTTAATTTAGCTTGTtgctatttttttcttggaatgtACAAAGAAGGTGATGAGGCAGCCTTAAAAG gtCCAAAGAGCAGACTTCAAAACCGATTGTTGTTTCACCTTTCCCACAAG TTTAATGATGAGAAGAGACTTATGGGATACCACCAGGCCTTACAAGATATCATTGAAGACCAG CTTAGCTTGGCCTCAATACATTATTTGAGAAGTCATTACCAAGAAGCTATTGACATCTACAAGAGAATTTTACTAGATAACAG AGATTATCTGGCACTCAATGTGTATGTTGCACTTTGCTATTACAAACTGGATTATTATGATGTCTCCCAG GAAGTTTTGGCAGTTTATTTGCAGCATTACCCTGACAG TGCAACTGCTGTAAACTTGAAAGCCTGCAATCACTTCAGACTATACAATGGAAAAGCTGCTGAG GCTGAGCTGAAAACCCTCCAGGAGACAGCAAGTCCATCATTCAGTTTTGCGAATGATCTCATTAAACATAATTTG GTTGTGTTCCGAGGTGGTGAAGGAGCACTGCAAGTTTTACCACCTTTGGTCGATGTCATTCCAGAAGCTCGTCTCAACTTG gTTATTTATTACCTCAGACAAG ATGATGTTGTAGAGGCATATAATCTCATCAAAGACCTGGAGCCCACAACTCCTCAG GAGTACATTCTAAAGGGCGTGGTCAATGCTGCTTTGGGGCAGGAGCAGGGATCT AGAGAGCACTTGAAGATTGCGCAGCAATATTTTCAGCTGGTTGGGGGATCAGCTAGCGAGTGTG ATACCATCCCTGGAAGGCAGTGTATGGCTTCCtgctttttccttttgaaaCAGTTTGAAGACGTCCTAATTTATCTGAACTCCATTAAG AGTTACTTCTACAACGATGacactttcaatttcaactacGCTCAAGCCAAAGCTGCGGTTGGAAATTTTAAAGAGGCTGAGGAG atATTTTTACTTGTTCAGTCAGAGAAGATTAAGAATGACTATACATATCTGAGCTGGCTAGCACGTTGCT ATATCATGAATCACAAGCCGCGGCTTGCTTGGGAATTGTATCTGAAGATGGAAACTTCTGGTGAATCCTTCAGCCTGCTGCAGCTTATCGCTAATGATTGCTACAAG ATGGGTCAGTTTTATTATGCTGCAAAAGCATTTGATGTCCTAGAGAGACTGGACCCTAACCCTGAGTACTGGGAAGGAAAAAGAGGAGCATGCGTAGGAATCTTTCAGCAAATCATAGCAGGACACGAACCAAG GGAAACACTGAGGGACGTTTTGCAAATTCTGCGAAACACAGGCAACCCACAAGTTGAATACATCATTCGTACGATGAAGAAATGGGCGAAAGAAAACAGGGTTCCTGTTTCATGA